A region of Mugil cephalus isolate CIBA_MC_2020 chromosome 3, CIBA_Mcephalus_1.1, whole genome shotgun sequence DNA encodes the following proteins:
- the rerglb gene encoding LOW QUALITY PROTEIN: RERG/RAS-like b (The sequence of the model RefSeq protein was modified relative to this genomic sequence to represent the inferred CDS: substituted 1 base at 1 genomic stop codon), with amino-acid sequence MNGSSRWILEDPVNRADGLMVVYSISDXISFFHAKSVSWQIKDDQEESSMGTAGRRRYSGSKSTAKAINNIFGKRRKSV; translated from the exons ATGAA TGGAAGTAGCAGGTGGATCCTGGAGGACCCTGTGAACCGGGCAGATGGATTGATGGTGGTGTACAGCATCAGTGATTGAATTTCCTTCTTCCATGCCAAAAGTGTCTCATGGCAGATCAAAGATGACCAGGAGGAAAGCAGTATGGG CACTGCAGGCCGCAGACGATACAGTGGCTCCAAGTCCACGGCCAAAGCCATCAATAATATCTTTGGTAAAAGGCGGAAGTCTGTCTGA
- the trim66 gene encoding uncharacterized protein trim66 isoform X1, whose amino-acid sequence MEKETFFFQSCSQCTEPTLAQSLCTLCNKWLCCRCTDVHQHQRAHMTSQYIDLHQQQKSSATQCPDLHQRGSSSLPPTGQGPGSYPCSFLMCHSHRQEPLELFCESCDLLCCSSCHLSSHKNHRVVQVGKALQDQQWLFESLMMQVDDRRSAVENNAKQLQDRLHGVKIAHRKAENQIKMAKMIMMNELNKRANLLIEQLEKISEGFQQRLEDQLQGAIEICGQLDHIQKFITWATTHHCRGPVLFSRALISLQMQQLLEASLHSETWSPVKIKFNWDASYWTKQISSLGQLTVEGGNCSYPPGLACSSVMRPQPIACLALPPVFHRGREPGCGYQACCEPQMCCLHGLPSQPDLPVLDKSQLEATLYNSSCAQPALISASLNQNQQLQRCWDMESSLQCLPPASPVSVGPIQLNCSRGSASQPQAADSRARSQSKSYRSYRQHQREVLPDGQAQLSGDRGRPGLCQGKMLTNASLQLELSRTVVDRDVMTGGSWEERCRVGETCGQTAAVESRGLLEQERRKHNPVQLQHQLQVSAEMRKDQQRTRPPLTLRDHRGSRRSTSLEVSVTAHNCVSDMPSSRLSPSSACSRRKRRSQSIPTELAAPSTSHCTERPTGYTNNLEAGAAKKCDIMDPRQRRASDGALCVVKETLSEMAPSRGHLSPLLSYKMEPDHPLTYVSEIDYEAKEKHGMAENSHNSNKLKDPERPRVPVVCLERLKILVSQLPPHGRRQSDPLPASGTDKSETLPQQRTWHGGVAGSSETRRTTHSFTAPTYEEPQSGNQSSTHSTSSDFDRHDNRERFSSRKESSLPSNDSKYGPQSYSALDLDSDSDPRSISENAVVSQVGPNPQLDSDATPDSDPNTQSSSEAELECLAEESSGATGEMRLCGDSEPSLEYEADQESDAGAGSEDGQGTGVDAESGDAETGSDIQPEYDPAFQAETDSEALSNQLPESQGSVESELDLESEAELTGDDPQPLRSDLEEDSQGPGPGQRPLLIANPVAQRDTEEVELEHDSAEMENEDFCAVCLIGGELLCCDRCPKVFHLSCHIPPLLSFPSGDWVCSLCRDAEQPEVEYSCESERTSREHTSAQGLSLCDQRKCERLTLLILSNMLSAPFHEPVSPLARHYYQIIKRPMDLSVIRAKLNKGHTRHYHSPDQFVADVYLMFRNCAKFNYPDSEVAQAGRSLEAFFTSKLKEVFPDYVFPVVEADSDSDEYDEAYRTTESGFPWPERREQCHRKRKRRPSLKSRRHHF is encoded by the exons ATGGAGAAG GAGACGTTCTTCTTTCAGAGCTGCTCACAGTGCACTGAGCCGACACTTGCACAGAGTCTGTGTACACTCTGCAACAAGTGGTTGTGTTGCCGGTGCACAGATGTGCATCAACATCAGAGAGCTCATATGACTTCCCAGTACATCGACTTGCACCAACAACAGAAATCCAGTGCCACCCAGTGTCCTGATCTGCATCAGAGAGGCTCCAGTTCCCTGCCTCCTACTGGACAAG GCCCAGGGTCGTACCCTTGTTCCTTCCTCATGTGCCACTCTCACAGACAGGAGCCCTTGGAGCTTTTTTGCGAGTCATGTGACCTTCTGTGCTGTAGCAGCTGTCACCTGTCCTCCCACAAAAACCACAG GGTGGTGCAGGTTGGGAAGGCTCTACAGGACCAGCAGTGGCTATTTGAGAGCCTCATGATGCAGGTGGACGACAGGAGGTCTGCAGTGGAGAACAATGCAAAACAGTTACAGGACAG aCTTCATGGAGTAAAGATTGCACACAGGAAGGCAGAGAACCAGATTAAAATGGCAAAGATGATTATGATGAACGAGCTTAACAAACGAGCCAACCTATTAATAGAGCAACTGGAG aagatTTCAGAAGGCTTCCAGCAGCGTCTGGAGGACCAGCTGCAAGGGGCAATTGAGATATGTGGCCAGCTGGACCACATTCAGAAGTTCATCACCTGGGCTACGACCCATCACTGCAGAGGCCCGGTGCTCTTCAGCCGAGCTCTG ATTTCACTTCAGATGCAGCAGCTGCTTGAGGCGTCACTTCATTCGGAAACTTGGAGTCCTGTGAAGATCAAATTCAACTGGGATGCCAGTTACTGGACAAAGCAGATTTCCTCTTTAG gtcagcTGACTGTTGAGGGTGGAAACTGCTCTTATCCCCCGGGGCTGGCCTGCTCCAGTGTTATGAGGCCCCAACCCATCGCCTGCTTGGCTCTGCCGCCTGTGTTTCACAGGGGACGAGAGCCAGGCTGTGGGTACCAGGCCTGCTGTGAACCCCAAATGTGTTGCCTGCATGGCCTTCCCTCTCAGCCAGATCTGCCCGTCCTAGACAAAAGCCAGCTGGAAGCCACACTTTATAACTCCAGCTGTGCTCAGCCTGCGCTTATATCTGCCTCCttgaaccagaaccagcagcTCCAGAGGTGCTGGGACATGGAAAGTTCCCTGCAATGTCTTCCCCCAGCATCACCTGTCTCAGTCGGACCCATCCAGCTCAACTGCAGCCGAGGATCTGCGTCTCAGCCACAAGCTGCTGACTCCCGGGCCCGCTCCCAGTCTAAATCCTACCGCTCCTACCGGCAACACCAGAGAGAAGTTCTTCCAGACGGCCAGGCTCAGCTAAGTGGAGACCGTGGCCGGCCAGGCCTGTGTCAGGGGAAAATGTTGACCAATGCATCtctgcagctggagctcagCCGCACAGTCGTGGACCGAGATGTGATGACTGGGGGGAGCTGGGAGGAGAGGTGCAGAGTTGGAGAGACTTgtggacaaacagcagcagttgaAAGCAGAGGGTTGCtggagcaggaaagaagaaagcaCAACCCTGTCCAACTGCAGCATCAACTTCAAGTTTCAGCAGAGATGAGAAAAGATCAGCAGAGGACCAGACCGCCACTGACGCTCAGAGACCACAGAGGCAGCAGG AGATCCACATCCCTGGAGGTGTCGGTGACAGCGCACAACTGTGTATCTGACATGCCGAGCAGCAGGCTCAGCCCTAGTTCAGCGTGCTCAAGGAGGAAGAGACGCTCCCAGAGCATCCCGACAGAACTGGCAGCCCCATCCACCAGCCATTGCACCGAGAGGCCCACAGGATATACTAACAACCTAGAGGCAGGAGCGGCGAAGAAG TGTGACATCATGGATCCCAGACAGAGGAGAGCTTCAGATGGGGCGCTCTGTGTTGTTAAGGAAACTTTATCTGAAATGGCACCATCCAGAGGACACCTGTCTCCTTTGCTGTCCTATAAGATGGAGCCAG atcatcCATTAACTTATGTCAGTGAGATTGATTATGAGGCGAAGGAGAAACATGGGATGGCAGAAAACAGCCACAACAG TAACAAACTGAAGGACCCCGAAAGGCCCAGGGTTCCAGTGGTTTGCTTAGAACGTCTCAAAATACTCGTTTCTCAACTCCCACCGCATGGGCGACGACAGAGTGACCCTTTACCTGCCAGTGGAACGGACAAGAGCGAAACTCTCCCTCAGCAGAGAACCTGGCACGGA GGTGTTGCTGGAAGCTCTGAGACCAGGAGGACCACCCACTCATTCACAGCGCCGACATATGAAGAGCCTCAATCTGGAAATCAGTCTAGCACACACTCAACCAGCAGTGACTTTGACAGGCACGACAACAGAGAGAGATTCAGCTCTCGTAAAGAATCCTCACTGCCCTCCAACGATTCTAAATATGGGCCACAGAGTTACTCTGCTCTGGATCTGGACTCTGACTCTGATCCAAGGTCAATCTCAGAGAATGCAGTTGTTTCTCAGGTTGGTCCCAATCCGCAGCTAGACTCTGATGCAACACCTGATTCTGACCCAAATACACAGTCTTCCTCTGAGGCAGAACTTGAATGTCTGGCTGAGGAGAGCTCAGGGGCTACAGGAGAGATGAGGCTGTGTGGAGATTCTGAGCCCAGTCTCGAATATGAGGCAGACCAAGAATCAGATGCAGGAGCAGGTTCAGAGGATGGCCAAGGAACGGGAGTCGATGCAGAATCGGGTGATGCTGAAACAGGGTCTGACATCCAGCCTGAGTATGATCCCGCTTTTCAGGCTGAGACAGATTCTGAAGCTCTGTCCAATCAGCTTCCAGAGTCTCAGGGGTCTGTGGAGTCGGAGCTCGACCTCGAGTCCGAGGCTGAACTGACAGGTGATGACCCACAACCGCTTCGCTCTGACCTGGAAGAGGATTCCCagggtcccggtcctggtcagAGACCACTTCTCATTGCAAACCCTGTTGctcagagagacacagaggaagtcGAGCTGGAGCATGACAGCGCAGAGATGGAGAATGAGGACTTCTGCGCTGTGTGTCTGATTGGTGGAGAGCTGCTGTGCTGTGACCGCTGTCCAAAGGTCTTCCACCTGTCTTGCCACATCCCGCCTCTGCTGAGCTTTCCTTC GGGAGATTGGGTGTGCAGCCTGTGCAGAGATGCTGAACAGCCAGAGGTTGAATACAGCTGTGAGAGTGAGAGAACATCTCGGGAACACACATCTGCACAGGGATTGTCCTTATGTGACCAGAGA AAATGTGAGCGCCTGACTCTTCTGATCCTCAGTAACATGCTTAGTGCTCCCTTCCATGAGCCTGTCAGTCCACTG GCGCGCCATTACTACCAGATCATCAAGAGGCCAATGGACCTGTCTGTGATCAGGGCCAAACTCAATAAGGGGCATACCCGACATTATCACTCCCCAGATCAGTTTGTTGCTGATGTCTATCTCATGTTCCGCAACTGTGCAAAGTTCAATTAT CCTGACTCTGAGGTGGCCCAAGCAGGCCGCAGCCTCGAGGCCTTCTTCACCTCCAAGCTGAAAGAAGTTTTCCCAGATTACGTTTTTCCTGTGGTGGAGGCAGACTCTGACAGCGATGAGTACGATGAAGCCTACAGGACCACTGAAAGTGGTTTCCCCTGGCCAGAAAGGAGGGAGCAATgccacaggaagaggaagaggagaccgTCTCTCAAATCGAGAAGACATCACTTCTAA
- the trim66 gene encoding uncharacterized protein trim66 isoform X2, giving the protein MEKSCSQCTEPTLAQSLCTLCNKWLCCRCTDVHQHQRAHMTSQYIDLHQQQKSSATQCPDLHQRGSSSLPPTGQGPGSYPCSFLMCHSHRQEPLELFCESCDLLCCSSCHLSSHKNHRVVQVGKALQDQQWLFESLMMQVDDRRSAVENNAKQLQDRLHGVKIAHRKAENQIKMAKMIMMNELNKRANLLIEQLEKISEGFQQRLEDQLQGAIEICGQLDHIQKFITWATTHHCRGPVLFSRALISLQMQQLLEASLHSETWSPVKIKFNWDASYWTKQISSLGQLTVEGGNCSYPPGLACSSVMRPQPIACLALPPVFHRGREPGCGYQACCEPQMCCLHGLPSQPDLPVLDKSQLEATLYNSSCAQPALISASLNQNQQLQRCWDMESSLQCLPPASPVSVGPIQLNCSRGSASQPQAADSRARSQSKSYRSYRQHQREVLPDGQAQLSGDRGRPGLCQGKMLTNASLQLELSRTVVDRDVMTGGSWEERCRVGETCGQTAAVESRGLLEQERRKHNPVQLQHQLQVSAEMRKDQQRTRPPLTLRDHRGSRRSTSLEVSVTAHNCVSDMPSSRLSPSSACSRRKRRSQSIPTELAAPSTSHCTERPTGYTNNLEAGAAKKCDIMDPRQRRASDGALCVVKETLSEMAPSRGHLSPLLSYKMEPDHPLTYVSEIDYEAKEKHGMAENSHNSNKLKDPERPRVPVVCLERLKILVSQLPPHGRRQSDPLPASGTDKSETLPQQRTWHGGVAGSSETRRTTHSFTAPTYEEPQSGNQSSTHSTSSDFDRHDNRERFSSRKESSLPSNDSKYGPQSYSALDLDSDSDPRSISENAVVSQVGPNPQLDSDATPDSDPNTQSSSEAELECLAEESSGATGEMRLCGDSEPSLEYEADQESDAGAGSEDGQGTGVDAESGDAETGSDIQPEYDPAFQAETDSEALSNQLPESQGSVESELDLESEAELTGDDPQPLRSDLEEDSQGPGPGQRPLLIANPVAQRDTEEVELEHDSAEMENEDFCAVCLIGGELLCCDRCPKVFHLSCHIPPLLSFPSGDWVCSLCRDAEQPEVEYSCESERTSREHTSAQGLSLCDQRKCERLTLLILSNMLSAPFHEPVSPLARHYYQIIKRPMDLSVIRAKLNKGHTRHYHSPDQFVADVYLMFRNCAKFNYPDSEVAQAGRSLEAFFTSKLKEVFPDYVFPVVEADSDSDEYDEAYRTTESGFPWPERREQCHRKRKRRPSLKSRRHHF; this is encoded by the exons ATGGAGAAG AGCTGCTCACAGTGCACTGAGCCGACACTTGCACAGAGTCTGTGTACACTCTGCAACAAGTGGTTGTGTTGCCGGTGCACAGATGTGCATCAACATCAGAGAGCTCATATGACTTCCCAGTACATCGACTTGCACCAACAACAGAAATCCAGTGCCACCCAGTGTCCTGATCTGCATCAGAGAGGCTCCAGTTCCCTGCCTCCTACTGGACAAG GCCCAGGGTCGTACCCTTGTTCCTTCCTCATGTGCCACTCTCACAGACAGGAGCCCTTGGAGCTTTTTTGCGAGTCATGTGACCTTCTGTGCTGTAGCAGCTGTCACCTGTCCTCCCACAAAAACCACAG GGTGGTGCAGGTTGGGAAGGCTCTACAGGACCAGCAGTGGCTATTTGAGAGCCTCATGATGCAGGTGGACGACAGGAGGTCTGCAGTGGAGAACAATGCAAAACAGTTACAGGACAG aCTTCATGGAGTAAAGATTGCACACAGGAAGGCAGAGAACCAGATTAAAATGGCAAAGATGATTATGATGAACGAGCTTAACAAACGAGCCAACCTATTAATAGAGCAACTGGAG aagatTTCAGAAGGCTTCCAGCAGCGTCTGGAGGACCAGCTGCAAGGGGCAATTGAGATATGTGGCCAGCTGGACCACATTCAGAAGTTCATCACCTGGGCTACGACCCATCACTGCAGAGGCCCGGTGCTCTTCAGCCGAGCTCTG ATTTCACTTCAGATGCAGCAGCTGCTTGAGGCGTCACTTCATTCGGAAACTTGGAGTCCTGTGAAGATCAAATTCAACTGGGATGCCAGTTACTGGACAAAGCAGATTTCCTCTTTAG gtcagcTGACTGTTGAGGGTGGAAACTGCTCTTATCCCCCGGGGCTGGCCTGCTCCAGTGTTATGAGGCCCCAACCCATCGCCTGCTTGGCTCTGCCGCCTGTGTTTCACAGGGGACGAGAGCCAGGCTGTGGGTACCAGGCCTGCTGTGAACCCCAAATGTGTTGCCTGCATGGCCTTCCCTCTCAGCCAGATCTGCCCGTCCTAGACAAAAGCCAGCTGGAAGCCACACTTTATAACTCCAGCTGTGCTCAGCCTGCGCTTATATCTGCCTCCttgaaccagaaccagcagcTCCAGAGGTGCTGGGACATGGAAAGTTCCCTGCAATGTCTTCCCCCAGCATCACCTGTCTCAGTCGGACCCATCCAGCTCAACTGCAGCCGAGGATCTGCGTCTCAGCCACAAGCTGCTGACTCCCGGGCCCGCTCCCAGTCTAAATCCTACCGCTCCTACCGGCAACACCAGAGAGAAGTTCTTCCAGACGGCCAGGCTCAGCTAAGTGGAGACCGTGGCCGGCCAGGCCTGTGTCAGGGGAAAATGTTGACCAATGCATCtctgcagctggagctcagCCGCACAGTCGTGGACCGAGATGTGATGACTGGGGGGAGCTGGGAGGAGAGGTGCAGAGTTGGAGAGACTTgtggacaaacagcagcagttgaAAGCAGAGGGTTGCtggagcaggaaagaagaaagcaCAACCCTGTCCAACTGCAGCATCAACTTCAAGTTTCAGCAGAGATGAGAAAAGATCAGCAGAGGACCAGACCGCCACTGACGCTCAGAGACCACAGAGGCAGCAGG AGATCCACATCCCTGGAGGTGTCGGTGACAGCGCACAACTGTGTATCTGACATGCCGAGCAGCAGGCTCAGCCCTAGTTCAGCGTGCTCAAGGAGGAAGAGACGCTCCCAGAGCATCCCGACAGAACTGGCAGCCCCATCCACCAGCCATTGCACCGAGAGGCCCACAGGATATACTAACAACCTAGAGGCAGGAGCGGCGAAGAAG TGTGACATCATGGATCCCAGACAGAGGAGAGCTTCAGATGGGGCGCTCTGTGTTGTTAAGGAAACTTTATCTGAAATGGCACCATCCAGAGGACACCTGTCTCCTTTGCTGTCCTATAAGATGGAGCCAG atcatcCATTAACTTATGTCAGTGAGATTGATTATGAGGCGAAGGAGAAACATGGGATGGCAGAAAACAGCCACAACAG TAACAAACTGAAGGACCCCGAAAGGCCCAGGGTTCCAGTGGTTTGCTTAGAACGTCTCAAAATACTCGTTTCTCAACTCCCACCGCATGGGCGACGACAGAGTGACCCTTTACCTGCCAGTGGAACGGACAAGAGCGAAACTCTCCCTCAGCAGAGAACCTGGCACGGA GGTGTTGCTGGAAGCTCTGAGACCAGGAGGACCACCCACTCATTCACAGCGCCGACATATGAAGAGCCTCAATCTGGAAATCAGTCTAGCACACACTCAACCAGCAGTGACTTTGACAGGCACGACAACAGAGAGAGATTCAGCTCTCGTAAAGAATCCTCACTGCCCTCCAACGATTCTAAATATGGGCCACAGAGTTACTCTGCTCTGGATCTGGACTCTGACTCTGATCCAAGGTCAATCTCAGAGAATGCAGTTGTTTCTCAGGTTGGTCCCAATCCGCAGCTAGACTCTGATGCAACACCTGATTCTGACCCAAATACACAGTCTTCCTCTGAGGCAGAACTTGAATGTCTGGCTGAGGAGAGCTCAGGGGCTACAGGAGAGATGAGGCTGTGTGGAGATTCTGAGCCCAGTCTCGAATATGAGGCAGACCAAGAATCAGATGCAGGAGCAGGTTCAGAGGATGGCCAAGGAACGGGAGTCGATGCAGAATCGGGTGATGCTGAAACAGGGTCTGACATCCAGCCTGAGTATGATCCCGCTTTTCAGGCTGAGACAGATTCTGAAGCTCTGTCCAATCAGCTTCCAGAGTCTCAGGGGTCTGTGGAGTCGGAGCTCGACCTCGAGTCCGAGGCTGAACTGACAGGTGATGACCCACAACCGCTTCGCTCTGACCTGGAAGAGGATTCCCagggtcccggtcctggtcagAGACCACTTCTCATTGCAAACCCTGTTGctcagagagacacagaggaagtcGAGCTGGAGCATGACAGCGCAGAGATGGAGAATGAGGACTTCTGCGCTGTGTGTCTGATTGGTGGAGAGCTGCTGTGCTGTGACCGCTGTCCAAAGGTCTTCCACCTGTCTTGCCACATCCCGCCTCTGCTGAGCTTTCCTTC GGGAGATTGGGTGTGCAGCCTGTGCAGAGATGCTGAACAGCCAGAGGTTGAATACAGCTGTGAGAGTGAGAGAACATCTCGGGAACACACATCTGCACAGGGATTGTCCTTATGTGACCAGAGA AAATGTGAGCGCCTGACTCTTCTGATCCTCAGTAACATGCTTAGTGCTCCCTTCCATGAGCCTGTCAGTCCACTG GCGCGCCATTACTACCAGATCATCAAGAGGCCAATGGACCTGTCTGTGATCAGGGCCAAACTCAATAAGGGGCATACCCGACATTATCACTCCCCAGATCAGTTTGTTGCTGATGTCTATCTCATGTTCCGCAACTGTGCAAAGTTCAATTAT CCTGACTCTGAGGTGGCCCAAGCAGGCCGCAGCCTCGAGGCCTTCTTCACCTCCAAGCTGAAAGAAGTTTTCCCAGATTACGTTTTTCCTGTGGTGGAGGCAGACTCTGACAGCGATGAGTACGATGAAGCCTACAGGACCACTGAAAGTGGTTTCCCCTGGCCAGAAAGGAGGGAGCAATgccacaggaagaggaagaggagaccgTCTCTCAAATCGAGAAGACATCACTTCTAA